A window from Neodiprion fabricii isolate iyNeoFabr1 chromosome 2, iyNeoFabr1.1, whole genome shotgun sequence encodes these proteins:
- the LOC124175290 gene encoding uncharacterized protein LOC124175290 isoform X2, which produces MRVKSTRKHACVELKRATESPSPDNQKLGHTVDHESQRPTTVVDKRSPVTHLNQRTRVINRQRYRKRPASFDTAMIANRCDNPSAVRVTCVVTSTPSLKRNPQPQFWDVTSSSGCSSDSGSYLDSDSDVEDRLSGSFAVKKHEETEDEKTFSMSAEEEAALRMTVGRGHFSRSKKDRFLNHLRLEKRLNGLSDNFCGANHRGRGGITGRRYSGDLYRVLY; this is translated from the exons ATGCGTAGAGTTGAAACGAGCTACAGAATCGCCGTCACCGGACAACCAGAAGCTGGGTCATACGGTTGATCATGAATCGCAGCGGCCAACCACAGTCGTCGACAAACGGAGTCCAGTAACCCACCTGAATCAGAGGACACGTGTGATTAACCGTCAACGATACAGGAAGAGACCTGCCAGCTTCGACACTGCGATGATAGCGAATCGGTGCGACAATCCGTCCGCCGTTCGTGTCACCTGCGTCGTTACTTCAACCCCGAGCTTGAAACGCAACCCTCAGCCCCAGTTCTGGGACGTCACTTCTTCCTCGGGCTGCTCTTCAGACTCCGGATCGTATTTGG ATTCGGATTCGGACGTGGAAGATCGTCTGAGCGGATCATTCGCGGTAAAGAAACACGAAGAAACTGAggatgagaaaactttttcgatGTCGGCAGAAGAAGAGGCGGCCTTGAGGATGACAGTGGGTCGAGGTCACTTCAGCAGGTCAAAAAAAGACAGATTCCTCAATCATTTGAGGTTGGAAAAACGGCTCAACGGTCTGAGCGATAACTTCTGTGGAGCAAATCACCGTGGCCGTGGTGGTATAACAGGCAGACGTTACTCTGGGGATCTGTACAGGGTCTTGTACTAG
- the LOC124175290 gene encoding uncharacterized protein LOC124175290 isoform X3 — protein MRGYKCVELKRATESPSPDNQKLGHTVDHESQRPTTVVDKRSPVTHLNQRTRVINRQRYRKRPASFDTAMIANRCDNPSAVRVTCVVTSTPSLKRNPQPQFWDVTSSSGCSSDSGSYLDSDSDVEDRLSGSFAVKKHEETEDEKTFSMSAEEEAALRMTVGRGHFSRSKKDRFLNHLRLEKRLNGLSDNFCGANHRGRGGITGRRYSGDLYRVLY, from the exons ATGCGTAGAGTTGAAACGAGCTACAGAATCGCCGTCACCGGACAACCAGAAGCTGGGTCATACGGTTGATCATGAATCGCAGCGGCCAACCACAGTCGTCGACAAACGGAGTCCAGTAACCCACCTGAATCAGAGGACACGTGTGATTAACCGTCAACGATACAGGAAGAGACCTGCCAGCTTCGACACTGCGATGATAGCGAATCGGTGCGACAATCCGTCCGCCGTTCGTGTCACCTGCGTCGTTACTTCAACCCCGAGCTTGAAACGCAACCCTCAGCCCCAGTTCTGGGACGTCACTTCTTCCTCGGGCTGCTCTTCAGACTCCGGATCGTATTTGG ATTCGGATTCGGACGTGGAAGATCGTCTGAGCGGATCATTCGCGGTAAAGAAACACGAAGAAACTGAggatgagaaaactttttcgatGTCGGCAGAAGAAGAGGCGGCCTTGAGGATGACAGTGGGTCGAGGTCACTTCAGCAGGTCAAAAAAAGACAGATTCCTCAATCATTTGAGGTTGGAAAAACGGCTCAACGGTCTGAGCGATAACTTCTGTGGAGCAAATCACCGTGGCCGTGGTGGTATAACAGGCAGACGTTACTCTGGGGATCTGTACAGGGTCTTGTACTAG
- the LOC124175728 gene encoding palmitoyl-protein thioesterase 1 — protein MFAGYKIIIFLSVFTFGCEYSLAENQNHGGPEPQIPVVLWHGMGDSCCFSFSLGQIKKILEVHLTGVYVKSIRIGGSEIEDVENSFFKNVNDQVAEACNQLAQDTRLQRGYNAIGFSQGGQFLRAVAQRCPNPPMLNLISLGGQHQGVYGLPHCASLEHRLCDYLRRMLNYAAYLKEVQRKLVQAQYWHDPLKEDEYKKNSIFLADINNELILNEDYKQNLQKLKKLVLVMFENDTMVQPRQSEWFGFYKPGQSVQLETLQESAIYTEDRLGLRAMDKAGKIDFLSIAVDHLQFTDVWFIENIINKYLSGNSFEF, from the exons ATGTTCGCgggatataaaataataatatttctatcGGTGTTTACATTCGGTTGTGAATACTCACTGGCTGAGAACCAGAATCACGGCGGCCCTGAGCCCCAGATTCCAGTTGTTCTTTGGCACGGAATGG GTGATAGCTGCTGCTTTTCTTTCAGTCTTGGGCAGATAAAGAAGATACTCGAAGTCCATTTAACCGGTGTATACGTTAAATCCATTCGTATCGGGGGTTCCGAAATCGAG GACGTTGAAAACAGCTTCTTCAAAAATGTAAACGACCAAGTTGCCGAAGCTTGTAATCAGTTGGCCCAGGACACCCGTCTTCAACGCGGCTACAACGCCATAGGATTTTCACAAGGAGGACAGTTTCT ACGAGCGGTCGCCCAGAGGTGTCCCAACCCGCCAATGCTGAACCTCATCTCTCTTGGGGGTCAACACCAAGGAGTCTACGGCCTTCCACATTGCGCGTCCTTAGAGCACCGCCTCTGCGACTACTTGCGACGGATGCTCAACTATGCAGCCTATCTTAA GGAGGTGCAACGCAAGCTGGTTCAGGCCCAATACTGGCACGACCCGCTGAAGGAAGATGAGTACAAAAAGAACAGTATCTTCCTCGCCGATATCAACAACGAGCTGATTTTGAATGAG GACTACAAACAGAACCTTCAAAAACTCAAGAAGCTGGTGCTGGTAATGTTTGAGAACGACACAATGGTTCAACCACGGCAATCAGAATGGTTTGGATTCTACAAGCCTGGCCAATCCGTGCAACTTGAAACTCTTCAAGAGTCTGCCATCTACACAGAG GATCGTCTCGGTCTACGTGCCATGGACAAAGCCGGGAAGATTGATTTTTTGTCCATTGCAGTGGATCATCTTCAATTCACGGATGTTTGGTTTATCgagaatataataaataaatatttgtccGGGAATTCtttcgaattttaa